One region of Oryzias latipes chromosome 6, ASM223467v1 genomic DNA includes:
- the fnbp4 gene encoding formin-binding protein 4 isoform X3, whose translation MGKKGRLAGAAVGRRTILQLSPPDEQDGDGHRFGRRTNPNAPTVKATQGLTLLGAYEDSEEEDAGDSHRSAANSQNNQPADIDSTLANFMAEIDAITTQPSSEEAAAPPASVPPKPEAKVQPSADGDGNHQQSGDFEYDTQNSLAGVGVEMGDWQEVWDENSGCYYYWNTLTNEVSWELPHYLADQVQSLGQYSNSVNGKDTAHAAYVAPTAAPPAVKETKSKEVMESVVALTNEEEEHKGVAASLLAPLIPSEVKEAEEKWRKKLLKGLDEPENSLDPDEAQKPVGSPSTPLRESDSTPAAQKDLAIKKTLGENAEADDAAEEDTMELELALERKKAELRALEEGDVSAGGSSPCSEASQEAAGSRGVLLKKSRWKSVFPAADSPDSNSRSSDLPDSADTAPPTVLESLVEEEKKEADSSEDKTASKPLIKDEVETPELKFQIGELANTLTSKMEFLGINKKTISNFHLLLLQTETRIADWREGALNGVYLRRRLQEAAEHIKYYELNATPKGWSCHWDREHRRYFYVRDLTGASQWEFPTEEDKEEDGAQTRTPGDPKAPESAAVAAEAPAYPAADPPPPPQPATPAFWSLSQPPLPSSPPPPSCYPPPPPLPPDSPPPPPPPPDSDGEIMEVEMEMDDENDEEPPAPGTEEDGSGRSLLASGSVGLKDMDSSPLGRGQKRKAGPMGKSITIGSSPILYTQPVASAVPLISATAYWGVPAVAAPLLPCEPPLPPVPALPPQPPLPPSNPPFELPGPKAPPVEKIKKPKKEKTKKSKTKMPSLVKKWQSIQKELDEEEKSSSSDEDRDLLNKKSIEEWKHQQLLTGKASKNANFEALPEDWRERVKKRKTNIT comes from the exons ATGGGCAAGAAAGGTCGCCTCGCAGGAGCAGCCGTGGGACGAAGAACGATCCTGCAACTTTCCCCTCCCG ACGAACAGGATGGAGATGGACACAGATTTGGAAGACGAACCAACCCAAACGCTCCAACAGTGAAGGCCACCC AGGGCCTGACCCTGCTTGGAGCCTATGAGGACAGTGAGGAAGAAGATGCCGGAGATTCTCACCGTTCAGCGGCAAATTCTCAAAACAACCAGCCAGCTGACATTGACAGCACTTTGGCTAATTTCATGGCT GAAATTGATGCAATCACCACTCAGCCAAGTTCAGAAgaggctgctgctcctcctgcttctGTGCCGCCAAAACCTGAAGCCAAAGTGCAGCCGTCAGCAGATGGAGACGGAAATCACCAGCAGAGTGGAGACTTTGAATACGACACGCAGAACTCGCTGGCTGGAG TGGGAGTTGAGATGGGAGACTGGCAGGAGGTTTGGGACGAGAACTCTGGCTGCTATTATTACTGGAACACTCTGACCAACGAGGTTTCCTGGGAGCTGCCGCATTATCTGGCTGACCAGGTGCAGAGCCTGGGTCAATATTCCAACAG tGTCAACGGCAAAGACACAGCGCATGCTGCGTACGTGGCTCCAACAGCCGCCCCCCCAGCTGTGAAAGAGACCAAATCAAAG GAGGTCATGGAGAGCGTCGTGGCCCTCACAAACGAAGAGGAGGAGCACAAAGGAGTGGCTGCCTCTCTCCTCGCTCCTCTAATCCCGTCGGAAGTGAAAGAAGCTGAAGAGAAGTGGAGGAAAAAACTGCTCAAAGGTTTGGACGAACCAGaaaacagtttggatccagacgAAGCTCAGAAGCCGGTAGGATCTCCCTCCACACCCCTCCGGGAGTCAGACTCCACCCCCGCCGCCCAGAAAGATCTCGCCATAAAGAAAACATTGGGAGAAAACGCAGAAGCTGACGATGCGGCTGAGGAGGACACGATGGAGCTGGAACTCGCTCTAGAGAGGAAGAAG GCGGAACTGCGGGCGCTGGAGGAGGGCGACGTGAGCGCCGGAGGCTCCAGCCCGTGTTCAGAGGCCAGCCAGGAAGCCGCTGGGTCCCGAGGCGTCCTGCTGAAGAAGAGCCGCTGGAAAAGCGTCTTCCCCGCCGCTGACAGCCCAGACTCCAACAGCAGGAGCTCGGACCTGCCGGACAGCGCCGACACGG CTCCGCCTACAGTTCTGGAAAGTCTCgtggaagaagagaagaagGAAGCCGACAGCTCCGAGGACAAAACCGCCTCCAAACCTTTAATAAAAGACGAGGTTGAAACGCCTGAGCTGAAG TTTCAGATCGGAGAACTGGCCAACACTTTAACCAGCAAGATGGAGTTTCTGGGGATTAACAAGAAAACCATTTCAAACTTTCATCTGCTTTTGCTGCAGACTGAG ACTCGTATCGCGGACTGGAGGGAGGGCGCTCTCAATGGGGTCTATCTTCGCCGCAGGCTGCAGGAAGCTGCGGAACACATAAAATATTATGAACTTAACGCCACCCCTAAAGGCTGGTCCTGCCACTGGGACAG AGAGCACAGGCGGTATTTCTATGTGAGGGACCTGACGGGCGCCTCCCAGTGGGAGTTCCCAACGGAGGAGGACAAGGAAGAGGACGGCGCCCAGACACGGACGCCGGGGGATCCAAAAGCGCCCGAGTCGGCTGCCGTTGCTGCAG AAGCCCCCGCTTATCCCGCTGCTGATCCTCCGCCGCCTCCTCAGCCCGCCACACCCGCCTTCTGGTCTCTGTCCCAGCCGCCACTGCCCAGCAGTCCCCCCCCACCCTCCTGCTACCCCCCTCCTCCACCCCTCCCCCCAGactctcctcctccccctcctccacccccaGACAGCGACGGAGAGATCATGGAGGTGGAGATGGAGATGGACGATGAGAACGACGAGGAGCCTCCAGCGCCCGGAACGGAGGAAGACGGCAGCGGGAGGAGCCTGCTGGCGTCCGGCTCTGTCGGCCTGaag GACATGGACTCGAGTCCTCTGGGGAGGGGGCAGAAACGTAAAGCTGGACCGATGGGGAAATCCATCACCATCGGCAGCAGCCCCATCCTCTACACACAGCCAGTGGCTAGTGCAG TGCCTCTGATTTCTGCCACGGCCTACTGGGGCGTGCCCGCTGTTGCTGCACCTCTGCTCCCCTGtgagcctcctcttcctcctgtccCAGCTTTACCTCCTCAGCCACCACTGCCTCCATCCAACCCCCCCTTTGAACTTCCTGGACCAAAAGCTCCTCCGGTGGAAAAGATCAAGaaaccaaagaaagaaaag ACAAAGAAGAGTAAAACAAAGATGCCTTCGCTGGTGAAGAAGTGGCAGAGCATCCAGAAGGAgttggatgaagaggagaagaGCAGCTCCAGCGATGAAGACAGAGATCTGCTCAATAAGAAGAGCATTGAGG
- the fnbp4 gene encoding formin-binding protein 4 isoform X1, with translation MGKKGRLAGAAVGRRTILQLSPPGNRGANVGEREEAPSGSDDEQDGDGHRFGRRTNPNAPTVKATQGLTLLGAYEDSEEEDAGDSHRSAANSQNNQPADIDSTLANFMAEIDAITTQPSSEEAAAPPASVPPKPEAKVQPSADGDGNHQQSGDFEYDTQNSLAGVGVEMGDWQEVWDENSGCYYYWNTLTNEVSWELPHYLADQVQSLGQYSNSVNGKDTAHAAYVAPTAAPPAVKETKSKEVMESVVALTNEEEEHKGVAASLLAPLIPSEVKEAEEKWRKKLLKGLDEPENSLDPDEAQKPVGSPSTPLRESDSTPAAQKDLAIKKTLGENAEADDAAEEDTMELELALERKKAELRALEEGDVSAGGSSPCSEASQEAAGSRGVLLKKSRWKSVFPAADSPDSNSRSSDLPDSADTAPPTVLESLVEEEKKEADSSEDKTASKPLIKDEVETPELKFQIGELANTLTSKMEFLGINKKTISNFHLLLLQTETRIADWREGALNGVYLRRRLQEAAEHIKYYELNATPKGWSCHWDREHRRYFYVRDLTGASQWEFPTEEDKEEDGAQTRTPGDPKAPESAAVAAEAPAYPAADPPPPPQPATPAFWSLSQPPLPSSPPPPSCYPPPPPLPPDSPPPPPPPPDSDGEIMEVEMEMDDENDEEPPAPGTEEDGSGRSLLASGSVGLKDMDSSPLGRGQKRKAGPMGKSITIGSSPILYTQPVASAVPLISATAYWGVPAVAAPLLPCEPPLPPVPALPPQPPLPPSNPPFELPGPKAPPVEKIKKPKKEKTKKSKTKMPSLVKKWQSIQKELDEEEKSSSSDEDRDLLNKKSIEEWKHQQLLTGKASKNANFEALPEDWRERVKKRKTNIT, from the exons ATGGGCAAGAAAGGTCGCCTCGCAGGAGCAGCCGTGGGACGAAGAACGATCCTGCAACTTTCCCCTCCCGGTAACCGCGGTGCGAATGTCGGAGAAAGGGAGGAAGCCCCTTCGGGATCCGATG ACGAACAGGATGGAGATGGACACAGATTTGGAAGACGAACCAACCCAAACGCTCCAACAGTGAAGGCCACCC AGGGCCTGACCCTGCTTGGAGCCTATGAGGACAGTGAGGAAGAAGATGCCGGAGATTCTCACCGTTCAGCGGCAAATTCTCAAAACAACCAGCCAGCTGACATTGACAGCACTTTGGCTAATTTCATGGCT GAAATTGATGCAATCACCACTCAGCCAAGTTCAGAAgaggctgctgctcctcctgcttctGTGCCGCCAAAACCTGAAGCCAAAGTGCAGCCGTCAGCAGATGGAGACGGAAATCACCAGCAGAGTGGAGACTTTGAATACGACACGCAGAACTCGCTGGCTGGAG TGGGAGTTGAGATGGGAGACTGGCAGGAGGTTTGGGACGAGAACTCTGGCTGCTATTATTACTGGAACACTCTGACCAACGAGGTTTCCTGGGAGCTGCCGCATTATCTGGCTGACCAGGTGCAGAGCCTGGGTCAATATTCCAACAG tGTCAACGGCAAAGACACAGCGCATGCTGCGTACGTGGCTCCAACAGCCGCCCCCCCAGCTGTGAAAGAGACCAAATCAAAG GAGGTCATGGAGAGCGTCGTGGCCCTCACAAACGAAGAGGAGGAGCACAAAGGAGTGGCTGCCTCTCTCCTCGCTCCTCTAATCCCGTCGGAAGTGAAAGAAGCTGAAGAGAAGTGGAGGAAAAAACTGCTCAAAGGTTTGGACGAACCAGaaaacagtttggatccagacgAAGCTCAGAAGCCGGTAGGATCTCCCTCCACACCCCTCCGGGAGTCAGACTCCACCCCCGCCGCCCAGAAAGATCTCGCCATAAAGAAAACATTGGGAGAAAACGCAGAAGCTGACGATGCGGCTGAGGAGGACACGATGGAGCTGGAACTCGCTCTAGAGAGGAAGAAG GCGGAACTGCGGGCGCTGGAGGAGGGCGACGTGAGCGCCGGAGGCTCCAGCCCGTGTTCAGAGGCCAGCCAGGAAGCCGCTGGGTCCCGAGGCGTCCTGCTGAAGAAGAGCCGCTGGAAAAGCGTCTTCCCCGCCGCTGACAGCCCAGACTCCAACAGCAGGAGCTCGGACCTGCCGGACAGCGCCGACACGG CTCCGCCTACAGTTCTGGAAAGTCTCgtggaagaagagaagaagGAAGCCGACAGCTCCGAGGACAAAACCGCCTCCAAACCTTTAATAAAAGACGAGGTTGAAACGCCTGAGCTGAAG TTTCAGATCGGAGAACTGGCCAACACTTTAACCAGCAAGATGGAGTTTCTGGGGATTAACAAGAAAACCATTTCAAACTTTCATCTGCTTTTGCTGCAGACTGAG ACTCGTATCGCGGACTGGAGGGAGGGCGCTCTCAATGGGGTCTATCTTCGCCGCAGGCTGCAGGAAGCTGCGGAACACATAAAATATTATGAACTTAACGCCACCCCTAAAGGCTGGTCCTGCCACTGGGACAG AGAGCACAGGCGGTATTTCTATGTGAGGGACCTGACGGGCGCCTCCCAGTGGGAGTTCCCAACGGAGGAGGACAAGGAAGAGGACGGCGCCCAGACACGGACGCCGGGGGATCCAAAAGCGCCCGAGTCGGCTGCCGTTGCTGCAG AAGCCCCCGCTTATCCCGCTGCTGATCCTCCGCCGCCTCCTCAGCCCGCCACACCCGCCTTCTGGTCTCTGTCCCAGCCGCCACTGCCCAGCAGTCCCCCCCCACCCTCCTGCTACCCCCCTCCTCCACCCCTCCCCCCAGactctcctcctccccctcctccacccccaGACAGCGACGGAGAGATCATGGAGGTGGAGATGGAGATGGACGATGAGAACGACGAGGAGCCTCCAGCGCCCGGAACGGAGGAAGACGGCAGCGGGAGGAGCCTGCTGGCGTCCGGCTCTGTCGGCCTGaag GACATGGACTCGAGTCCTCTGGGGAGGGGGCAGAAACGTAAAGCTGGACCGATGGGGAAATCCATCACCATCGGCAGCAGCCCCATCCTCTACACACAGCCAGTGGCTAGTGCAG TGCCTCTGATTTCTGCCACGGCCTACTGGGGCGTGCCCGCTGTTGCTGCACCTCTGCTCCCCTGtgagcctcctcttcctcctgtccCAGCTTTACCTCCTCAGCCACCACTGCCTCCATCCAACCCCCCCTTTGAACTTCCTGGACCAAAAGCTCCTCCGGTGGAAAAGATCAAGaaaccaaagaaagaaaag ACAAAGAAGAGTAAAACAAAGATGCCTTCGCTGGTGAAGAAGTGGCAGAGCATCCAGAAGGAgttggatgaagaggagaagaGCAGCTCCAGCGATGAAGACAGAGATCTGCTCAATAAGAAGAGCATTGAGG
- the fnbp4 gene encoding formin-binding protein 4 isoform X2 — MGKKGRLAGAAVGRRTILQLSPPGNRGANVGEREEAPSGSDDEQDGDGHRFGRRTNPNAPTVKATQGLTLLGAYEDSEEEDAGDSHRSAANSQNNQPADIDSTLANFMAEIDAITTQPSSEEAAAPPASVPPKPEAKVQPSADGDGNHQQSGDFEYDTQNSLAGVGVEMGDWQEVWDENSGCYYYWNTLTNEVSWELPHYLADQVQSLGQYSNSVNGKDTAHAAYVAPTAAPPAVKETKSKEVMESVVALTNEEEEHKGVAASLLAPLIPSEVKEAEEKWRKKLLKGLDEPENSLDPDEAQKPVGSPSTPLRESDSTPAAQKDLAIKKTLGENAEADDAAEEDTMELELALERKKAELRALEEGDVSAGGSSPCSEASQEAAGSRGVLLKKSRWKSVFPAADSPDSNSRSSDLPDSADTAPPTVLESLVEEEKKEADSSEDKTASKPLIKDEVETPELKFQIGELANTLTSKMEFLGINKKTISNFHLLLLQTETRIADWREGALNGVYLRRRLQEAAEHIKYYELNATPKGWSCHWDREHRRYFYVRDLTGASQWEFPTEEDKEEDGAQTRTPGDPKAPESAAVAAEAPAYPAADPPPPPQPATPAFWSLSQPPLPSSPPPPSCYPPPPPLPPDSPPPPPPPPDSDGEIMEVEMEMDDENDEEPPAPGTEEDGSGRSLLASGSVGLKDMDSSPLGRGQKRKAGPMGKSITIGSSPILYTQPVASAAYWGVPAVAAPLLPCEPPLPPVPALPPQPPLPPSNPPFELPGPKAPPVEKIKKPKKEKTKKSKTKMPSLVKKWQSIQKELDEEEKSSSSDEDRDLLNKKSIEEWKHQQLLTGKASKNANFEALPEDWRERVKKRKTNIT; from the exons ATGGGCAAGAAAGGTCGCCTCGCAGGAGCAGCCGTGGGACGAAGAACGATCCTGCAACTTTCCCCTCCCGGTAACCGCGGTGCGAATGTCGGAGAAAGGGAGGAAGCCCCTTCGGGATCCGATG ACGAACAGGATGGAGATGGACACAGATTTGGAAGACGAACCAACCCAAACGCTCCAACAGTGAAGGCCACCC AGGGCCTGACCCTGCTTGGAGCCTATGAGGACAGTGAGGAAGAAGATGCCGGAGATTCTCACCGTTCAGCGGCAAATTCTCAAAACAACCAGCCAGCTGACATTGACAGCACTTTGGCTAATTTCATGGCT GAAATTGATGCAATCACCACTCAGCCAAGTTCAGAAgaggctgctgctcctcctgcttctGTGCCGCCAAAACCTGAAGCCAAAGTGCAGCCGTCAGCAGATGGAGACGGAAATCACCAGCAGAGTGGAGACTTTGAATACGACACGCAGAACTCGCTGGCTGGAG TGGGAGTTGAGATGGGAGACTGGCAGGAGGTTTGGGACGAGAACTCTGGCTGCTATTATTACTGGAACACTCTGACCAACGAGGTTTCCTGGGAGCTGCCGCATTATCTGGCTGACCAGGTGCAGAGCCTGGGTCAATATTCCAACAG tGTCAACGGCAAAGACACAGCGCATGCTGCGTACGTGGCTCCAACAGCCGCCCCCCCAGCTGTGAAAGAGACCAAATCAAAG GAGGTCATGGAGAGCGTCGTGGCCCTCACAAACGAAGAGGAGGAGCACAAAGGAGTGGCTGCCTCTCTCCTCGCTCCTCTAATCCCGTCGGAAGTGAAAGAAGCTGAAGAGAAGTGGAGGAAAAAACTGCTCAAAGGTTTGGACGAACCAGaaaacagtttggatccagacgAAGCTCAGAAGCCGGTAGGATCTCCCTCCACACCCCTCCGGGAGTCAGACTCCACCCCCGCCGCCCAGAAAGATCTCGCCATAAAGAAAACATTGGGAGAAAACGCAGAAGCTGACGATGCGGCTGAGGAGGACACGATGGAGCTGGAACTCGCTCTAGAGAGGAAGAAG GCGGAACTGCGGGCGCTGGAGGAGGGCGACGTGAGCGCCGGAGGCTCCAGCCCGTGTTCAGAGGCCAGCCAGGAAGCCGCTGGGTCCCGAGGCGTCCTGCTGAAGAAGAGCCGCTGGAAAAGCGTCTTCCCCGCCGCTGACAGCCCAGACTCCAACAGCAGGAGCTCGGACCTGCCGGACAGCGCCGACACGG CTCCGCCTACAGTTCTGGAAAGTCTCgtggaagaagagaagaagGAAGCCGACAGCTCCGAGGACAAAACCGCCTCCAAACCTTTAATAAAAGACGAGGTTGAAACGCCTGAGCTGAAG TTTCAGATCGGAGAACTGGCCAACACTTTAACCAGCAAGATGGAGTTTCTGGGGATTAACAAGAAAACCATTTCAAACTTTCATCTGCTTTTGCTGCAGACTGAG ACTCGTATCGCGGACTGGAGGGAGGGCGCTCTCAATGGGGTCTATCTTCGCCGCAGGCTGCAGGAAGCTGCGGAACACATAAAATATTATGAACTTAACGCCACCCCTAAAGGCTGGTCCTGCCACTGGGACAG AGAGCACAGGCGGTATTTCTATGTGAGGGACCTGACGGGCGCCTCCCAGTGGGAGTTCCCAACGGAGGAGGACAAGGAAGAGGACGGCGCCCAGACACGGACGCCGGGGGATCCAAAAGCGCCCGAGTCGGCTGCCGTTGCTGCAG AAGCCCCCGCTTATCCCGCTGCTGATCCTCCGCCGCCTCCTCAGCCCGCCACACCCGCCTTCTGGTCTCTGTCCCAGCCGCCACTGCCCAGCAGTCCCCCCCCACCCTCCTGCTACCCCCCTCCTCCACCCCTCCCCCCAGactctcctcctccccctcctccacccccaGACAGCGACGGAGAGATCATGGAGGTGGAGATGGAGATGGACGATGAGAACGACGAGGAGCCTCCAGCGCCCGGAACGGAGGAAGACGGCAGCGGGAGGAGCCTGCTGGCGTCCGGCTCTGTCGGCCTGaag GACATGGACTCGAGTCCTCTGGGGAGGGGGCAGAAACGTAAAGCTGGACCGATGGGGAAATCCATCACCATCGGCAGCAGCCCCATCCTCTACACACAGCCAGTGGCTAGTGCAG CCTACTGGGGCGTGCCCGCTGTTGCTGCACCTCTGCTCCCCTGtgagcctcctcttcctcctgtccCAGCTTTACCTCCTCAGCCACCACTGCCTCCATCCAACCCCCCCTTTGAACTTCCTGGACCAAAAGCTCCTCCGGTGGAAAAGATCAAGaaaccaaagaaagaaaag ACAAAGAAGAGTAAAACAAAGATGCCTTCGCTGGTGAAGAAGTGGCAGAGCATCCAGAAGGAgttggatgaagaggagaagaGCAGCTCCAGCGATGAAGACAGAGATCTGCTCAATAAGAAGAGCATTGAGG